The following proteins are co-located in the Acinetobacter sp. NCu2D-2 genome:
- the fumC gene encoding class II fumarate hydratase, which yields MQTRIEHDTMGEVAVPSEALWGAQTQRSLQNFKIGQERLPRPMIRAMGLVKKAAALTNAELNQIPQELADYIVGAAEEVISGQWDSQFPLVVWQTGSGTQSNMNCNEVIANIANQKLGNPLGSQKPVHPNDHVNRAQSTNDSFPTAIHVAASLQINELLIPAVTRLRDTLKAKSEAFSDIVKIGRTHLQDATPLTLGQEFSGYVSQLEHALKRLNQALEGLYELPLGGTAVGTGLNAHPDYAVKAAKTLADLTDLPFVTAPNKFEALAGRDAAVFASGALKTLAVSLNKIANDIRWLASGPRCGFGELRIPENEPGSSIMPGKVNPTQSEAMTMVVAQVLGNDTTINVAGASGNFELNVFMPVIAFNLLQSIQLLGDACNSFNDHCAVGIEPNREQINHYLHDSLMLVTALNPVIGYENAAKVAKTAYKENKTLKQVAVELGLVTAEQFDEVVRPEKMVSANVK from the coding sequence ATGCAAACACGTATTGAACATGACACGATGGGTGAAGTCGCGGTACCAAGCGAAGCACTTTGGGGTGCACAAACACAGCGTAGTTTGCAGAACTTTAAAATTGGACAAGAGCGTTTACCTCGTCCAATGATCCGTGCAATGGGTTTAGTTAAAAAAGCGGCTGCATTAACCAATGCTGAGTTAAATCAAATTCCGCAAGAACTTGCAGATTACATTGTTGGTGCTGCTGAAGAGGTGATTTCTGGTCAATGGGATAGCCAATTTCCCTTAGTGGTTTGGCAAACCGGTTCAGGCACGCAAAGTAATATGAACTGTAATGAAGTTATTGCCAATATTGCTAATCAAAAATTGGGCAATCCTTTAGGTTCACAAAAGCCTGTACATCCAAATGATCATGTCAATCGTGCCCAGTCAACCAATGACTCATTTCCAACCGCAATTCACGTCGCTGCAAGTCTACAGATCAATGAACTTTTGATTCCGGCCGTGACCCGTCTACGGGATACTTTAAAAGCAAAATCTGAAGCATTTTCCGATATTGTGAAAATTGGACGTACTCATTTACAGGATGCGACTCCGCTGACCTTAGGGCAAGAGTTTAGCGGTTATGTGTCACAGCTCGAGCATGCTTTAAAACGTTTAAATCAAGCACTCGAGGGCTTATATGAATTGCCTTTGGGTGGTACTGCAGTGGGTACAGGTTTAAATGCACATCCTGACTATGCGGTTAAAGCTGCGAAAACCTTAGCGGATTTAACTGATCTGCCATTTGTAACTGCTCCAAATAAATTTGAAGCTTTAGCTGGTCGAGATGCCGCCGTATTTGCTTCAGGTGCTTTAAAAACACTTGCTGTAAGTTTAAATAAAATCGCAAATGATATTCGTTGGTTAGCGAGTGGTCCACGTTGTGGCTTTGGTGAGCTTCGTATTCCTGAAAATGAACCAGGCTCAAGCATTATGCCGGGTAAAGTGAACCCAACTCAAAGTGAAGCAATGACGATGGTTGTGGCTCAAGTTCTAGGAAATGATACGACCATTAATGTTGCAGGAGCTTCAGGTAACTTTGAACTAAACGTGTTTATGCCTGTGATTGCATTTAATCTTTTACAGTCGATCCAACTTTTAGGAGATGCATGTAATAGTTTTAATGATCATTGCGCCGTCGGTATTGAACCCAATCGCGAGCAAATTAATCATTACTTGCATGACTCTTTAATGTTAGTCACTGCGTTAAACCCAGTCATTGGTTATGAAAATGCTGCAAAGGTTGCTAAGACGGCCTATAAGGAAAATAAAACACTGAAACAGGTGGCTGTAGAACTTGGTTTGGTGACTGCTGAACAGTTTGATGAAGTCGTTAGACCTGAGAAGATGGTTTCAGCAAATGTGAAGTGA